The Actinomycetota bacterium DNA segment AGGTGCTGCGCACGGACGAGGCCGACGGGCCGTTCGACGCCGAGCTCGAGCTGCCGGCCGAGGGCTGATCCCATGCTGCTCGTGGTGGACGTCGGCAACTCGCAGACGGTCGCGGGGCTGTTCTCGGGGGATGATCTGCTGCACGACTGGCGCATCTCCACCATCCGGCGCACCACGGTGGATGAGCTCGCGGCCGACCACGACAAGATCCTGCAGCTTCGCGGCGGCAGCCTCACCGAGGTCGAGAACGTCGTCGTGGCGTCGGTGGTGCCCGAGCTCACCGTGGCCTACCAGGCGTTGGCCGACCGCTACCTCGACCGCCCCGCGGTGATCGTGGGGCCCGGCGTGCGCACCGGAATGCCGCTGCTCGTGGACAACCCGCAGGAGGTCGGTGCCGACCGCATCGCCAACTCGGTGGCGGCATTCGACATCTATGGCGGACCGTGCGTGGTGGTGGACTTCGGCACGGCCACCACGCTCGACGCGGTATCTGCCGACGGGGAGTTCCTCGGCGGGGTGATTGCCCCTGGCATCGCCACGGCGCTCGACGCCCTGTCGCAGCGCGCCGCGCGTCTGATGCGCGTGGAGCTCGCCACCCCGCCGGCGGCGATCGGGCGGAACACCGTGGAGAGCATGCAGTCGGGCCTGGTGATCGGCGCCGCGGCGATGGTGGATGGCATGGTGGCCCGCCTGGCCGTCGAGCTCGGCGCGCAGCCGGTGGTGGTCGCCACCGGGGGCCTCGCCCCGCTGGTCTTGCCGCAGTCGACGACCATCGAGGAGCACGAGCCCATGCTCACGCTCGAGGGCCTGCGCCTGGTGCACGAGCGCACCGTGGGCGCGCCCTCGCGGAGCCGCCGCCGGTGAAGAAGCGCATGCGCGCCCTGGTGGCGGCGCGCTCGCGCGAGCCTGTCGCCCCGCCCCGGGAATCGGGCCCCTGGCCGCTGGCCGAGCCCTTCCGCGTGGCGGAGGTGGAGCTTCCGAACCGCGTGGTGCAGGCGCCGCTCGCGGGCATCGGCAACCGGGTGTTCCGCGAGCAGTCGCGGCGCCACGGCGCCGGGCTCGTGGTATCGGAGATGGTGGCCGCGCACGGCATACGGCATGGCAACCGCCGCACTCAGGCGATGCTGGAGCTCGGGGAGGGGGAGAGCCCCGTGGCGATCCAGGTGTTCGGCGGCGATCCCGACGTGATGGCCGAGGCCGCGCGCGCGGTGCAGGATGCCGGGGCCGACATGGTGGACATCAACATGGGCTGCCCGGTGCACAAGATCATGAAGACCGGCGCCGGCGCCGCGCTGCTGGATGACCCCGCGAAGGGCGAGGCCGTGGTGCGCGCCATGGCCGACGCCGTGACGATCCCCGTGACGGTGAAGATGCGACGCGGGGTGCGCCCGGGCGACATTGACCCCGGCGAGGTGGCCCGCAGGTTCGAGGCCGCCGGCGCGGCGCTCATCACCATCCACCCCCGCGCGGCGGTGGAGGAGTACTCCGGCTGCGCGGATCACGGCATCAGCGCCGAGGTGGTGCGCGCCGTGGAC contains these protein-coding regions:
- a CDS encoding type III pantothenate kinase — translated: MLLVVDVGNSQTVAGLFSGDDLLHDWRISTIRRTTVDELAADHDKILQLRGGSLTEVENVVVASVVPELTVAYQALADRYLDRPAVIVGPGVRTGMPLLVDNPQEVGADRIANSVAAFDIYGGPCVVVDFGTATTLDAVSADGEFLGGVIAPGIATALDALSQRAARLMRVELATPPAAIGRNTVESMQSGLVIGAAAMVDGMVARLAVELGAQPVVVATGGLAPLVLPQSTTIEEHEPMLTLEGLRLVHERTVGAPSRSRRR
- a CDS encoding dihydrouridine synthase, whose amino-acid sequence is MKKRMRALVAARSREPVAPPRESGPWPLAEPFRVAEVELPNRVVQAPLAGIGNRVFREQSRRHGAGLVVSEMVAAHGIRHGNRRTQAMLELGEGESPVAIQVFGGDPDVMAEAARAVQDAGADMVDINMGCPVHKIMKTGAGAALLDDPAKGEAVVRAMADAVTIPVTVKMRRGVRPGDIDPGEVARRFEAAGAALITIHPRAAVEEYSGCADHGISAEVVRAVDVPVVISGDIANAAEARDALEMTGAAGVMIGRAGLGNPWVLGAIARGEPDARPSRAQVIDELTGFSDGIAGLIGPERACRYLRKFHSWFLAGRGIADEDIQALMEAPAFDEAMALLAALREG